ATTTTTCCAGGCTGTCCATATCGATCAGTCTTTCACTATCACCACCGTCGCCGATGGCGGTAGCCCCGAGCGCTATAGCGTGCTGCCCGACTCAGACGTGGCTGAAGAAATAAACCGGCTGCTGGAACCCTTCGATCCCTCCCAGAAGACCAAAGTACAGACCATACTCAAGGGCGAGGCGCACAGTACCAACGGCTATTACAGCGAATTGCTGCCTGACAGCGCCCGGCAATTTCTCGCGCTCTTTGCTCACAAGAATCAGGGTAACTTGCAATTCAAAATAGCGCCCACGGTGGAATATACGATTTCCATAACGTCGCAGAAGATTTTCGAAGAAGAGCACCATTGGAACTTTGAAAAGAATCAAGCACGCATAAAAGACACCGACAGCACTCAAGTGTTTTTTGATTCAAATACCCATGAACTTGTCTTCTCCTCCAGCCTCAGTGGCGGCTTCCAGCAGCCGTACACCGTTACGTTAAAAAAACCGCAGGGTGCGATCATCACGCTGATTACCCATGATGCGCTGGATGACCCGACAACGACTCAGCTTAAACTGAGCAAGGGCTCTACCATTAGCGGCGTCTCGACCGGGTTGAAAACCGATTTTTATGCACTTTATTTTAGAAATTCAACCACGCAGGAGGAATTCCCCAACGCCGTGCATACTGCTGACGGGGCACTCTTTACCCATGTAACAGCTCCGGCAAATCCCGACAGCCTCTTGCTGGAGGGCACTTTCATCGAAAAAGATGCCTTCGTAAACTTATACACACACAAACATTTCCATATCACCCTTAACCGTTACGGCACTTTTTCCACACACGAAGATAAACACAACAAGCTGCACTCACAGAATGTTTTGCTGATCAAAAAGGCAACAGTGACCACGCCGCACTTGCGCGCCTTTAAACACGTCATCATGAGTGCGAACTTCAAAGACTATCCCTTTACCGAGACCATCAACGCCAACTCTCATCGCATCATCAACTTTCAGGACACGGCTCACGAAAGCCTCACCGGATCAAGTGCCGAATTACCGGCCGGGCATCGGGTCACGACGCGCATTCCAGTGACACAGGAGCAGATGACATCCGGCATCACCCTTATCCATGGAGTGGTCACCCTTGAGCCTGAGACAAACGGCACGAACATCCTTGGCTATGCGTTGAATACGGCAGCCCTGAAACTGGCGACACCTGTTACCGGCCCCATGCTGAACCAGCAACTGGCGCCGGCGATCAGGAGGCTTGAATCAGACAGAACCGGCACCGCAGAATTCATCGACTTCTCCAATAGCTCGCCAAGCCTGCCTGCCGGCATACCCGCCACCCTGCGCATGAATACCTGCTTTGCCGCCAAGCTGGTCCAGGCGGCCAATATCAGCCTTGAACATTTATTCTCGTTAACGCCGCAAACCTGGCAAGAGCCTGCGCTCACACCCGACGGTACAGCAGAAGGCATTGACTTCAGGGGTGCCTACGGCAAGTACTTCTGGGAGCTGTTCCTGTACGTGCCCTGGTTGATAGCCCATCGTCTGAATCAGGAGCAGCAGTATGTCGAAGCTCAGACATGGATCAGCTATCTGTTCGACCCGGGGCGAGCAGCCGATGCCGCCAGTAACCGGCCCGCCTTCTGGGGGTTGCGCGAACTCGCCCGTGAAGAACGGCTGCCCGGCTACACCAGCCACGATCCCCACGAACTGGCGACACGCGCACCCGTGCATTTTCGCAAGGCGATCTACCTGTTTTATCTGGACATCCTGCTCAATCGCGGCGATGCCGACTATCGTCAGCTCACCCCGGACAGCCTGACCCAAGCCAAACTCTGGTACACCCGAGCCCACCATTTCCTTGGCCACCGCCCCAGCATCACCACCCCTGAACCGTGGGCGCAAATGACCCTTTCCACGTTGGCAACGGAGCGCTCTCAAGCCCTGAAAAAACTTGAACACACCCAATCGACAATCGACGTCAACCTGTGGCGCGAAGGCGATGCACTGGCTTGGCTCACGGACACCGACAATCTGCGCCTGCCATTCAATGCCGAGCTGGTGGCGCGCTGGGACAGGCTCGAAAGCCGTCTGCATAACCTGCGGCACAATCTCGATATCACCGGTAAACCCTTGCGCCTGCCCCTCTACGCGGCCCCGTTGTCGCCTCTCAAGTTATTGGCCAGCCAAGGCAAAGGGGCTTTCGGCGAAAGCGCTGCAACGCCATTTCTCGACGCCCGGGTCGGCCATTATCGCTTCCAGATCATGTTCGGCCACGCGCTCACGGCCACCGAAGCGGTGATTCAATTCGGCAATACGCTGCTGACCCTGATCGAACGCAAGGAACAGGCCGAATATCTGGAGTTACAGCAACAACAAGCGTGGGACCTGGCCAATATCGTCGTGACCCAGCAAACCCAGGCATTGAAGATCGACGAAAAGAACCGCCAGGCACTCGGCGCAAGTCGACGCATGATCGAGTCGCGCATGCGCTACTACGCACATCTGCTCAGCGAAGGCATCAGCCCCGGCGAATCCCACGCCGGCTGGCTCTACCTGCTCAGCACCGGGTTCGACACCGCCGCTTCCGCCGCCGCCGTCGGGGCCGGCATTGCGATGGTGGCGCCGAATATTTTCGGCACCAGTGTCGGCGGCTCGCGCTGGGAAGGGCCTTTCTATGCCGCCCAAGCCTTGGCCCAAGGCGTTGCCACGGCGCTGCGTGGCGACGCCGCAGACCTGGACCGCTCCGAGCAATTCAACCGCCGGGCGCAAGAGTGGGCCCAGGCTCAGGATCAGGCCCGACTCGAACTGGCCCAGGTCGATGCCCAATTACAAGCCTATGCCGAGCAGGAAAAAGCTACGCGCCTGCAATTGCGCCTGGCCGAGACTTCCCTGGCACAGGCCTGGTCGACCTATCAATTGCTGGCCAAGCGCTTTTCCAAGGCACAGCTGTATGACTGGCTCAATGCTCAGTTGAGCAAGTTCTACTATCAGGTCTATGACCTTGGCCTTTCCCTGTGCCGCACCGCCCAGGCGTGCTGGCAGTACGAGGTAGCGGACTATGAGCGCACCTTTATCCAGCCTGGCGCCTGGAACAACAACTACCGGGGCTATCTGGCGGGTGAAGCCCTGAAGCTGTCGCTGTTGACCATGAATACGGCCTATTTGAACCATAACGTGCGGGATCTGGAGATCGTCAAGACCATCTCCCTGCGTCACCGCCTGAACGCGTGCGAGGTCGCCTCCCCCCCGACCGGAACGCCCCAGACGCCGCCTTCGGCTACTGAAGACCAGTGGACGGCGCTGAAGCGCCAACTGATCAATAAAGGCAGCCTGTGCTTCAAATTGCCCGCAGCCCTGTTTGAAGAAGACTACCCCGGGCACATCCTGCGCCGGATCAAAGGCATCAGCGTATCGTTGCCCGCGACGCTGGGCCCTTATGAAGACATCAAGGCGATACTGACCCAGACCCGCAACGACGTCGAACTGCCCACCGGCGAACTGCGCACCGACATGCGTGCCCATCAGCAAATAGCCCTTTCCACCGGGCTGGATGACAACGGCCTGTTCACCCTCACGTTCGACAGCCACGAGCGTTACTTGCCGTTCGAATACACCGGCGCTATTTCCGACTGGACCCTGGAGTTTCCCAACCCGGAACGGCAAAAAGCCGTTCTGGAATCCATAAACGATATTGTCATTCACCTGCGCTACACCGCCAGGGTGCCAGCTGTCAGCGAGGTCAAGGCATGAACGACGATACGCTCAACCTCCAGGTCAATACCCCGGCCCTGCCCAAAGGCGGCGGTGCCATTCAAGGCACCGCAAAGGGCTGGGGCGATATCGGATCCAGCGGTACGGCAAGTTTTGAAATACCCCTGCCGATCTCTCCCGCGCGCGGCTACGCGCCAGCCATGTCGCTGACCTACCAAAGCAGCGCCGGTAACAGCCCCTTCGGATTGGGTTGGGAAGTCCCCTTGCCGGCCGTCAGCCGGCGTACCTCCCATGGCGTGCCGGCCTATACGGAGCACGACGTACTGGTGGGCCCGGACGCGCAAATATGGCTGCCCGAACGCGACGCCGAAGGAGCGATTGTCAGCCGTTCCACGACCGCATTCAATGGTTTGCCACTGACCATTGCCTACACGGCCACGCGGTATTTTCCCAGGATCGAGAGCCACTTCGACCGTATCGAGCACTGGCACTCGGCAACCGATACGGCAGGCTTCTGGTTGATACAAAGTGCCGATGGCAGTCAGCACTTTTACGGGAAGACCCCATTGGCCCGAATTGCCGATCCGGACCACCCGCACCATGTGGCGCAATGGTTATTGCAGGAAAGCCTGAATACCCACGGCGAACACATTTATTATCACTACAAAACAGAAACTGATCCCTCACGCTACCCAAGGGACTGTCGAGCCCAGCATTACCTGGAGCGCGTCTGCTACGGCAACTTCACCGCCAAAGAGCAGGAACAACTCTACCTCTGGAAGACCGACCATGAGCCGGGCATGGGCTGGCACTTTCAGTTGCTCTTTGACTATGGCGAACGTGACCTTGAGCTGGATAAACGGCCGACATATCAGAAAATCAGGGAGTGGAAGACACGACCCGATCCCCGCTCGGACTTTTCGTTCGGCTTCGAGCTACGCACCCTGCGCTGTTGCAACCAGATTCTGATGTTTCACCACTTCCCCAAGGAAGCACAAATGGGCGCAGACCCGGTGCTGGTCAAACGTCTGCTGCTGGAATACCACGCTCCCAGCCATGTCAGCCTGTTGATTGGAGTTCATGAGCAGGCCTTCGACAGCTCGGGCGATAGCGTGAGCCGCCCGCCACTGGAGTGTTTTTACCAATCGGCCCAGCTCAAGGTGGACAAGAGCGGCTATAAGCCATTCGGTTCACTGCCCGGGCTGCATGACCGCGATCGCTATCAACTGGTCGATCTGTATGGCGATGGCCTGCCTGGTGTGTTGTATCGCGCAGACAAAAGTTGGTATTACCGCGAACCGCAGCGGCCGCAACAGCCGCAAACCAGTGACGAGGTGAGCTACGGTGCGGCCGTGGAATTGAAGCAGGTGCCGGTTGCCGACAACACCCGGCCCCTCCACCAGGCACTGGCCGATGTGAATGGCGACGGGCGCTTGGACTGGCTGGTGGCAGGGCCCGGGATGAACGGCTTTTTCAGCCTGGACGAACAGCGCAACTGGTCAGCCTATACACCGTTCGATGCATTCCCCTCGGAGTTCTTCCACCCCCAGGGCATGCTCGCTGACTTGATGGGGGCAGGCCGTCATGACTTTGCGTTGATCGGCCCGCGTAGCGTGCGCCTGTATGAAAATCGCCGAGCATCCGGCTTCGCGCCCGCCACCGAGGTGCCGCACACGCCCGACGATGGCTTGCCGATCATTTCCGCCTCGCCCAACGAACTGGTGGCGTTCAGCGATGTACTCGCCACGGGCCAACAGCATCTGGTGCGTATACGGCATAACGAAGTGAAATGTTGGCCGAACCTGGGTCGCGGCCGTTTTGCCCAAGGGTTTGTATTGGCCACATTGCCGTTACGCTATGAAACGTTCAATGCGGCACGTGTATTGCTCGTCGACCTCAATGGCGGCGGCGCGGCAGACTTGCTGTATTTGAGCACCACTCATCTGAGTATTTTCCTCAACAAAGGCGGCGACGGCTTCGAAACCAAGGCGATCAACCTGCCGTGGCCAGAGGGCGTGCAGTACGACGACTACTGTCAGGTCAGCGTTATCGATGTGCTTGGCCTGGGCTGCCCGAGCCTGATCCTGACCGCCGCCCACCAGACCCCCATCCATTGGCGCTACGACTTTTACAGCCAAAAGCCCTGGCTGCTCATGAGCACCGACAACAACATGGGCGCTCAGGCTTCGATCAAATATCGCAGCAGTGCCCAGGAGTGGCTGGACGAAAAACGCGAGTTGCATGCCAAGGGCCAGCCTGCGATCAGCCAGTTACCCTTTGCGCTGCTGCTGGTCAGCCAACAAGCCCAACGGGACGAGATTACCGGCAACCAGCTGACCCAGCGCGTGAGCTATCGCCAGGCTTATTACGACCGCATGGACCGTGAGTTTCGTGGCTTTGGGCTATTGCTGCAAACCGACACCGACAGCCGTAAGGGCGCGCCCCTCACGCCAGGTTCCAGCGTCCCCTTGCTCAGCAAAACCTGGTTTCACACCGGGCGATCCCTTGACATGCCCAGCCTCGGCCAGAGCACTCACGACCCGCACGCCAAAGCTCTCGGCCGCACGCTGGTGAGCCGCTACAGGGCGACGGCTCAGGCACCGCTGGATCATCATGACGACCTGATCAGCGCCCCTGCGCCGACATTGGCACGTGAGGTAGCCCGTGCACTCAGTGGCAGGGTGCTGCGGGTCGAAGTGATGGCGGCGGACCCGGCGCAAGGCGTCGTACCCTACTCAGTCAGACACCAACGGTATCTGGTCCGCGAACTGGCGCCGGCCAGTGCCCATACGCCCTACGCCCGGTTGCTGCCATTAGCCCTGGAGTCGATCAGCTATCAATATGAAGGCGTGAAAGACGATCCCGTCTGCCAGCACCAGATCAATCTGCGCTGGGATGCCTATGGCTGCCTGGTGCATGGCGTAACCGTGCATTATGCCCGCCGTACCACCGCCGACAGCCCCCCGCCCGTCGTGCTGGTGGATGAGCACCAGCAGCGCTGGTGGCGCGATACCCATGACGACGCCCAGCAGCTCTATTACCTGAGCGAGACGCTGACGCAGCCGATTCACCTGGACGATGCACAGCAGTGGCGCCTGGCCTTGCCCTACCGCCAACGACACAACGCCCTGGTGCTCGACAAGGCGCCGGTGTCTGGCGGGCTGGACCCTGCGCGTATCGCCTATGAGTTGTTCATCGACACCCGCGACGGGCCGCTGGCCGCTGGGGCCAGGCGCACACTGAGCGGCTTGTCGGTGCAGCACTACCGGCAGGCCGGTAGCCTCGGCAAAAGCCTGGAACCCGGCGTCGCCACCGCCCAGGCTTTGGCCGATTACCTGGAAACCGCCGAGCTGGATGACCAGGCCCTGAATGTTTACAACGACATTCCCGCCATGCCCAACCAACCCACGGTGGACCTGGTGCAAAAGCTCACCGACAGCGGCTATCACACCATGCAGCTGTTTTTTCTGTTTGACGGCGAGGTGCCGCCCAAGGAAAACCGCCTGTGGTCGATTCGTCGGCACTTTCCCCGCTACGGCAAGGCCACCCAGTTTTATCGGATAAGAGCGCTGCGGGCCACCGAGGCCCATGGCGAAACAACGCTCGCCTATGACCCCTACACGTTGCAAACCGTGCGGGTAAAAACACCGGACGGCTGTGTGACCAAGGCTGAATACGACTATCGATCGCTGCTGCCGACAAGGATTGTCGACCCCAATGGCACTGTTCAAGAAGCGCTTTATGACGGTTTTGGGCAGTTGCTCGCCAGCACGTTTTATGGCCGCGAACACAGCCTCAGAGTAGGTTTCGCCACCCTGGAAAGCTACCGCCCGCTCAAAAATGTAACGCCCGGATCAGCCATCGAACAGGCGCAAAGCGTGCTGCAAGACATGGCCAACGCACATTGCTACGCCCCGTTCAGTTGGATGGGCAGCATCGACTTGGCTCAGATCAAGCCCGAATGGATTACCAACGCCTATCTGCTCCCCGGCGGGCATATTCGTATGAGCGCGCGAGCGCACCTGTACAGCAGTCGCCAATCTCTAAGCGGCAGCGAAAAACAACTCAAGGCGTTGATCAATAAGGCCAGCCGCACGCCGGTACACGGGCTCATGTTGCAAGCCGACCGCTACCCCGGCGATACCGAACAACAGATTCGCATGACCCTGACCTGCTGGGACGGCTTCGGCCGCTCGTTACAGACCAAGCAAAAGACCGAACCCGGCACGGCCCATGCGGTGGACGACAAGGGCAACCTGCTGGTCGATGAGGTGCCGGATGCATCCGGCACCTCGAAGAAACAGCTGCGCCAAGTGGACGCCGATCCCCGCTGGCGCGTCAGCGAGCGTGTCGAATACAACAACAAAGGCTTGGTCATACGTATCTATCGACCCTACTTCGCCAACAGCCACGTCTACGTCAAGGATCACTCCATGCGCGAGCTGGGCCTCAGCGACCGGCAATTTTATGACCCGCTCGGACGCCCGACGCAGACACTCACCGCAGGGGGATTGATGCGGCGTACCACCTATTGGGCCTGGTACACCGTCAATGAGGACGAAAACGACACCTATGAAGAGCTGAACGCCCGCCAAGCGACTGACTGATCGTTCCCACGGAGCGTAGGAACGATCGCATTCAAGTTCTCATCAGGATCGCGGCGCGGCGCGCCAGCTCGACGCCAGGTTTGTGTACCCGCGCCTGGCAAACGCGACGACAAAGCCGCGCCATTCGGTCAATGATGCAATCACGCCGCGGGCCGCCATGACAATCGTTCGAGTGGTACGGCTCTGCGCGGCCGGGGGCAGCCCAGTCAGCGCAACGGCCAACGCCTCGACCCCCGTGGCGGCCCAGTACGTCCACACCTGATTGAACATTCTGCTCAGCCCACCGTGCATCAACGCAACAGGCTCAGGTGTCTGCACGGTCTGCCCATGGTGGTCGTGGACCGCCGTGGGATGACCGCTGCGCATAAGCGTTCCCATTGCTCCATCGTAGGCTTCAATCGCGGGTGACACATTGGGTTGCATCAGCGCAGGCACTTCCCCGCCGTAGACCGCGCTGGTGACGGTTGCAACCGCGTATGCCGCCGTGGCGCCGGCGGTACGGCCGACCCTGGCCCGCAGAGGCGTGCTGCCCCAGGATGCGCCGGTGCCGTGCCCCCGCATGATCTGCTGCACCAGTTCCCTGGAGAGCGAGCGTATATGCCCGCTCAACCGCAGCACCGCCACGGGGTCCCAGCGTTCCCCGGCTTGAACACTCGGCGTGCCAGTGTGATAGGCATAACCAAGACTCGCCATCGCTGCCGAAACAACACCGATCTGTGGTGCAAAACGTGTCCAGTTACCCGCGATACCCGTGCTCATATGCATCGTCGCCAGGGCGTCCAGCGACGCAACGGTATAGCGCAAGACCTGATTGCGCTCCGGCGTGGCCTGGAGGTTGCCGAATACCGCCAGATCAACGCCCGTCGCGATGGCATTGGCGATATAAGTGGATAAACCATCGCGAATCGCGGCCGACGATGCTGCCTGTATCCTCGGACGCATAATCCGCCCCATGGTCGCGAGCCT
This genomic stretch from Pseudomonas orientalis harbors:
- a CDS encoding neuraminidase-like domain-containing protein yields the protein MLAYYLTHKVPGALKATISTADDLYAHWLLDVQVSQAVPTSPVACAISSLQQYITRIQLGLEPGYEQQGMTAQQGKFWREHLHSYPLWNASQQLRYHPANYLDPTLRRDKTDSFQQLENDLSQYRIQADTVVTAVQSYLARFEETANIRTINGYIDADLSNLHSGTCYFVGKSSSGNTYYWRSLDLSKRSGTVLLQEAWSDWKKINLSVSDATAEQSIRPVYFNSRLFFIWAECIKPTPSSSFKPARWDLEEKEHLADWINTHYVKFRLNFSYKNHDGSWSAPQACIEKYCATEDVNASTSELLKSITQTVAIVDDTHTPALFLSVLATSRKDPKQQDNFIGKFFQAVHIDQSFTITTVADGGSPERYSVLPDSDVAEEINRLLEPFDPSQKTKVQTILKGEAHSTNGYYSELLPDSARQFLALFAHKNQGNLQFKIAPTVEYTISITSQKIFEEEHHWNFEKNQARIKDTDSTQVFFDSNTHELVFSSSLSGGFQQPYTVTLKKPQGAIITLITHDALDDPTTTQLKLSKGSTISGVSTGLKTDFYALYFRNSTTQEEFPNAVHTADGALFTHVTAPANPDSLLLEGTFIEKDAFVNLYTHKHFHITLNRYGTFSTHEDKHNKLHSQNVLLIKKATVTTPHLRAFKHVIMSANFKDYPFTETINANSHRIINFQDTAHESLTGSSAELPAGHRVTTRIPVTQEQMTSGITLIHGVVTLEPETNGTNILGYALNTAALKLATPVTGPMLNQQLAPAIRRLESDRTGTAEFIDFSNSSPSLPAGIPATLRMNTCFAAKLVQAANISLEHLFSLTPQTWQEPALTPDGTAEGIDFRGAYGKYFWELFLYVPWLIAHRLNQEQQYVEAQTWISYLFDPGRAADAASNRPAFWGLRELAREERLPGYTSHDPHELATRAPVHFRKAIYLFYLDILLNRGDADYRQLTPDSLTQAKLWYTRAHHFLGHRPSITTPEPWAQMTLSTLATERSQALKKLEHTQSTIDVNLWREGDALAWLTDTDNLRLPFNAELVARWDRLESRLHNLRHNLDITGKPLRLPLYAAPLSPLKLLASQGKGAFGESAATPFLDARVGHYRFQIMFGHALTATEAVIQFGNTLLTLIERKEQAEYLELQQQQAWDLANIVVTQQTQALKIDEKNRQALGASRRMIESRMRYYAHLLSEGISPGESHAGWLYLLSTGFDTAASAAAVGAGIAMVAPNIFGTSVGGSRWEGPFYAAQALAQGVATALRGDAADLDRSEQFNRRAQEWAQAQDQARLELAQVDAQLQAYAEQEKATRLQLRLAETSLAQAWSTYQLLAKRFSKAQLYDWLNAQLSKFYYQVYDLGLSLCRTAQACWQYEVADYERTFIQPGAWNNNYRGYLAGEALKLSLLTMNTAYLNHNVRDLEIVKTISLRHRLNACEVASPPTGTPQTPPSATEDQWTALKRQLINKGSLCFKLPAALFEEDYPGHILRRIKGISVSLPATLGPYEDIKAILTQTRNDVELPTGELRTDMRAHQQIALSTGLDDNGLFTLTFDSHERYLPFEYTGAISDWTLEFPNPERQKAVLESINDIVIHLRYTARVPAVSEVKA
- a CDS encoding SpvB/TcaC N-terminal domain-containing protein, encoding MNDDTLNLQVNTPALPKGGGAIQGTAKGWGDIGSSGTASFEIPLPISPARGYAPAMSLTYQSSAGNSPFGLGWEVPLPAVSRRTSHGVPAYTEHDVLVGPDAQIWLPERDAEGAIVSRSTTAFNGLPLTIAYTATRYFPRIESHFDRIEHWHSATDTAGFWLIQSADGSQHFYGKTPLARIADPDHPHHVAQWLLQESLNTHGEHIYYHYKTETDPSRYPRDCRAQHYLERVCYGNFTAKEQEQLYLWKTDHEPGMGWHFQLLFDYGERDLELDKRPTYQKIREWKTRPDPRSDFSFGFELRTLRCCNQILMFHHFPKEAQMGADPVLVKRLLLEYHAPSHVSLLIGVHEQAFDSSGDSVSRPPLECFYQSAQLKVDKSGYKPFGSLPGLHDRDRYQLVDLYGDGLPGVLYRADKSWYYREPQRPQQPQTSDEVSYGAAVELKQVPVADNTRPLHQALADVNGDGRLDWLVAGPGMNGFFSLDEQRNWSAYTPFDAFPSEFFHPQGMLADLMGAGRHDFALIGPRSVRLYENRRASGFAPATEVPHTPDDGLPIISASPNELVAFSDVLATGQQHLVRIRHNEVKCWPNLGRGRFAQGFVLATLPLRYETFNAARVLLVDLNGGGAADLLYLSTTHLSIFLNKGGDGFETKAINLPWPEGVQYDDYCQVSVIDVLGLGCPSLILTAAHQTPIHWRYDFYSQKPWLLMSTDNNMGAQASIKYRSSAQEWLDEKRELHAKGQPAISQLPFALLLVSQQAQRDEITGNQLTQRVSYRQAYYDRMDREFRGFGLLLQTDTDSRKGAPLTPGSSVPLLSKTWFHTGRSLDMPSLGQSTHDPHAKALGRTLVSRYRATAQAPLDHHDDLISAPAPTLAREVARALSGRVLRVEVMAADPAQGVVPYSVRHQRYLVRELAPASAHTPYARLLPLALESISYQYEGVKDDPVCQHQINLRWDAYGCLVHGVTVHYARRTTADSPPPVVLVDEHQQRWWRDTHDDAQQLYYLSETLTQPIHLDDAQQWRLALPYRQRHNALVLDKAPVSGGLDPARIAYELFIDTRDGPLAAGARRTLSGLSVQHYRQAGSLGKSLEPGVATAQALADYLETAELDDQALNVYNDIPAMPNQPTVDLVQKLTDSGYHTMQLFFLFDGEVPPKENRLWSIRRHFPRYGKATQFYRIRALRATEAHGETTLAYDPYTLQTVRVKTPDGCVTKAEYDYRSLLPTRIVDPNGTVQEALYDGFGQLLASTFYGREHSLRVGFATLESYRPLKNVTPGSAIEQAQSVLQDMANAHCYAPFSWMGSIDLAQIKPEWITNAYLLPGGHIRMSARAHLYSSRQSLSGSEKQLKALINKASRTPVHGLMLQADRYPGDTEQQIRMTLTCWDGFGRSLQTKQKTEPGTAHAVDDKGNLLVDEVPDASGTSKKQLRQVDADPRWRVSERVEYNNKGLVIRIYRPYFANSHVYVKDHSMRELGLSDRQFYDPLGRPTQTLTAGGLMRRTTYWAWYTVNEDENDTYEELNARQATD